A region from the Lentimonas sp. CC4 genome encodes:
- a CDS encoding SUMF1/EgtB/PvdO family nonheme iron enzyme, protein MDNEDTQPESAAVDPSKERLKNRLLKPGESFGNFRVVRCLSSSLLANYYHMQHVRDLHDVTVCVCHPRTMEDPKLLKRLVGLQASIRTIDHEGIPKIQDCAELNDRHCIFMDPVEGQSLSEYFAEHAQPGETGIGAERVTLVVAQLLGLLGFAHAQGVDHRDMDTDLIFIKADGSIQMLGMGVKATFGRDLFESIVSASVCPLVSNEAPGRIDSFDVMSPEYRRGIKEDSRVDIYASGYIAYWLLTGQKVNLSNYTAPSALVEGLPKEWDTLLERALKRICEERYQTCKSVLVDLKETDKSVESERGGLIQRQIDCIRVPKGIVDRGELATRVYRLSVIGLIGVTLTALAAFFLQSLFEEGPRQSAPVAVVMATEGASPNLSLNLLPVEAQVRIVGVRDVFEAKSGKLDLVVQPGSYDVRIMAPGYVEQLLPVAVGDVALTVLDVELVEASADVVMQTNSGAMIVLLTEDGTETELGTTDAEGKFTLKRSEFLGTNRIEIRKKGYSPLIVEDLDGDRVEAALLELPSGLTVRTEPAGATVLVNDVEVGRSPVTFDASAGVRAYRVVVKHDGYRPAERRVELDPGENEVLDFGQLAYRSAALDFSVTFANTPEQGVSKLMDDLTVELDGQQLQLDAAQLKTVPEGPHMVRLLHPLFTSALQSVTMADSEDQTLRYVMVPKPARVELRMPPGLEVAVSVNNQAVNAVEGVVSIVANKRVEVQLRIKDYLTMAQRFELKPNERAVWDVVPAPIPGPEAGSGWTMPYDALKLSWIEAGQFSMGSPLREGGRLPNEGPQTEIRFSRGFWAGVHEVTQAQYFKVMGRNPASVTGASLPVYNVSWEDAKRYCELLSSQEKVAGRLPDGYVYRLPTEAEWEYLARAGSESPFSFGDRADVSNGNFQGVYPGNGRYESKVPDHYGSVTVGSYAPNAFGVYDVHGNVAEWTLDRYNGRLPGGSHVDLRPREEGRRVVVRGGSWEDFAVWVRSAVRKDIRANMTSNAIGFRVVLAPAL, encoded by the coding sequence ATGGATAACGAAGATACGCAGCCTGAATCAGCAGCGGTTGATCCAAGTAAGGAACGCTTGAAAAATCGCCTTCTGAAGCCTGGAGAGAGTTTCGGCAACTTCCGTGTGGTGCGGTGTCTCAGTTCGAGCTTGTTGGCCAATTATTATCACATGCAGCACGTGCGTGATTTGCACGACGTGACGGTGTGTGTGTGCCATCCTCGGACCATGGAGGATCCTAAGCTTTTGAAACGCTTGGTAGGGTTGCAGGCGTCTATCCGAACGATCGATCACGAGGGCATTCCGAAGATTCAGGATTGTGCTGAGTTAAATGACCGGCACTGCATTTTCATGGATCCTGTCGAAGGGCAGAGCTTGAGTGAGTATTTCGCCGAGCATGCTCAGCCTGGTGAGACAGGGATCGGAGCTGAACGAGTGACTCTTGTCGTGGCGCAATTATTGGGGCTACTTGGCTTTGCGCATGCTCAGGGCGTGGATCATCGTGATATGGATACGGACCTGATCTTTATCAAGGCGGACGGATCGATTCAGATGCTCGGTATGGGAGTGAAGGCCACCTTTGGGCGTGACTTATTTGAGTCGATCGTCTCTGCGTCGGTGTGCCCTTTGGTTTCGAATGAGGCTCCCGGACGGATCGATTCATTTGATGTGATGAGCCCGGAGTATCGGCGTGGTATTAAAGAAGACTCTCGTGTCGATATTTATGCGTCTGGTTATATCGCGTATTGGCTCTTAACTGGGCAGAAGGTAAACCTGTCAAATTATACGGCTCCGTCAGCGCTGGTTGAAGGCTTACCGAAGGAATGGGATACACTTCTGGAGAGGGCGCTGAAGCGTATTTGTGAGGAGCGTTATCAAACGTGTAAGAGTGTTTTAGTAGATCTTAAGGAGACGGATAAGAGCGTCGAGTCGGAGCGAGGAGGATTAATTCAGCGTCAGATTGATTGTATTCGGGTGCCAAAGGGGATTGTCGACCGTGGTGAACTGGCGACTCGAGTTTACCGATTATCGGTGATTGGTTTGATTGGTGTCACTTTGACGGCTCTGGCTGCGTTCTTCTTGCAATCGTTATTTGAGGAAGGGCCGAGGCAGTCTGCGCCTGTGGCGGTGGTGATGGCCACTGAGGGCGCTTCACCAAATCTTAGCCTAAACCTTCTGCCTGTGGAGGCGCAGGTTCGTATTGTCGGCGTCCGAGATGTGTTTGAAGCGAAGTCAGGCAAACTCGATCTAGTGGTGCAACCGGGGAGTTATGATGTGCGTATTATGGCTCCGGGGTATGTTGAGCAGTTGTTGCCAGTTGCAGTTGGAGATGTGGCCTTGACGGTGTTGGATGTAGAGTTGGTGGAAGCTTCCGCTGATGTCGTGATGCAGACAAATAGTGGTGCGATGATTGTCCTGCTGACTGAGGATGGGACGGAGACTGAACTCGGCACAACAGATGCCGAAGGGAAGTTTACTTTAAAGCGCAGTGAGTTTTTGGGCACCAATCGTATTGAGATTCGAAAGAAGGGGTATTCGCCTTTGATCGTGGAAGACCTAGACGGTGATCGGGTGGAGGCTGCATTGCTTGAGCTTCCGTCGGGGTTGACTGTGCGCACTGAACCAGCAGGTGCGACTGTATTAGTGAACGATGTCGAAGTTGGGCGTTCTCCGGTCACGTTCGATGCTTCGGCTGGAGTGCGTGCTTATCGAGTGGTCGTCAAGCATGACGGTTATCGCCCTGCTGAGCGTCGTGTCGAGCTGGATCCTGGTGAAAATGAGGTGCTAGACTTTGGTCAGTTGGCGTATCGTTCGGCGGCATTGGATTTTAGCGTTACATTTGCGAACACTCCAGAGCAGGGCGTCTCTAAATTGATGGACGACTTGACGGTGGAGCTCGATGGGCAGCAATTGCAGTTGGATGCAGCTCAACTGAAAACGGTGCCAGAAGGTCCACATATGGTGCGATTGTTGCACCCTCTTTTTACTTCAGCGCTACAATCGGTAACGATGGCCGATAGCGAGGATCAGACACTGCGTTATGTCATGGTCCCCAAGCCAGCGCGAGTTGAGTTACGCATGCCTCCTGGTTTGGAAGTCGCTGTCAGTGTGAACAATCAGGCTGTTAATGCCGTCGAAGGCGTGGTCTCTATCGTGGCTAATAAACGTGTCGAAGTGCAGTTGCGCATAAAGGATTATCTTACGATGGCGCAGCGCTTCGAGCTGAAGCCAAATGAGCGTGCCGTGTGGGATGTGGTGCCAGCCCCGATTCCTGGTCCTGAAGCTGGATCTGGATGGACGATGCCCTATGACGCATTGAAGTTGTCGTGGATCGAGGCCGGGCAATTCTCAATGGGGAGTCCGTTGCGGGAGGGCGGACGTTTGCCGAATGAGGGGCCGCAGACTGAGATTCGTTTTAGTCGGGGCTTTTGGGCTGGAGTGCATGAGGTCACTCAGGCGCAGTATTTTAAGGTCATGGGCCGCAACCCTGCTTCAGTGACTGGTGCGAGTTTGCCTGTGTATAATGTGAGCTGGGAGGATGCGAAGCGCTATTGTGAGTTGCTGTCGAGTCAGGAGAAAGTGGCAGGGCGCTTACCTGATGGCTATGTCTACCGCTTGCCGACCGAAGCCGAGTGGGAGTATCTGGCTCGGGCTGGTTCTGAATCTCCATTCTCCTTTGGGGATCGAGCAGATGTTTCTAATGGGAACTTTCAGGGAGTCTACCCTGGGAACGGTCGCTATGAGTCTAAGGTTCCCGATCATTATGGTTCTGTCACTGTTGGATCGTATGCGCCCAATGCATTTGGAGTGTATGATGTGCATGGTAACGTCGCCGAGTGGACCTTGGATCGCTATAATGGGCGCCTTCCTGGAGGCTCACATGTGGATTTGCGTCCTCGCGAAGAGGGCCGACGTGTGGTCGTGCGCGGTGGAAGTTGGGAAGACTTCGCCGTTTGGGTGCGCAGTGCTGTTCGCAAAGATATCCGTGCCAATATGACGAGTAACGCGATCGGGTTCCGTGTCGTGCTCGCGCCTGCACTTTAA
- a CDS encoding AAA family ATPase yields MYQDYFGFSEMPFHVTPNPRFLFLSPTHEEALQHLRYGIEDKKGFIVLTGEVGCGKTTLCRKLLEELDANEKCDTALLLNPRISETQLLKGIMKELGEESKARSKSDLLDSMNDILMERIHQGREIVLIIDEAQNLSFEVMEMLRMLSNLETYDQKLLQIILMGQPELNVKLKEERLRQLRQRVLVHYDLKHLNPAEVQLYILHRLSLAGSNGQPQFTPRAIKKIAKSSLGIPRMINNICDKALLASFIRNGTNVNWWDARKALKDINRLHR; encoded by the coding sequence ATGTATCAAGATTATTTCGGATTCTCGGAAATGCCTTTCCACGTCACGCCTAATCCACGTTTCCTGTTCCTCAGTCCCACCCACGAAGAAGCGCTCCAGCATCTACGCTACGGCATCGAAGATAAAAAAGGGTTTATTGTGCTAACCGGTGAGGTTGGCTGTGGGAAGACCACACTCTGCCGCAAGCTTCTCGAAGAGCTTGATGCCAATGAAAAGTGCGACACCGCGCTGCTATTGAACCCTAGGATCTCGGAAACGCAGCTGCTCAAGGGCATCATGAAAGAGCTGGGCGAAGAGTCGAAAGCTCGCTCAAAAAGCGATCTGCTGGACAGCATGAACGACATCCTAATGGAACGCATCCACCAAGGCCGCGAGATCGTGCTGATCATCGACGAAGCGCAAAACCTTTCGTTCGAAGTTATGGAGATGCTGCGCATGCTCTCCAACCTTGAGACTTACGACCAAAAGCTCCTCCAGATCATTCTAATGGGACAGCCTGAGCTCAATGTGAAGCTCAAGGAAGAGCGCCTACGCCAACTACGTCAACGGGTGCTCGTGCACTACGATCTCAAGCACCTTAACCCCGCGGAGGTCCAGCTCTACATCCTGCACCGCCTCAGCCTCGCAGGTAGTAACGGCCAACCACAGTTCACACCACGAGCGATTAAGAAAATCGCCAAGAGCAGCCTAGGCATCCCTCGCATGATCAACAACATCTGCGATAAAGCCCTACTCGCCTCGTTCATCCGTAACGGCACCAACGTCAACTGGTGGGATGCACGTAAAGCGCTCAAAGACATCAATCGATTACACCGATAG
- a CDS encoding septum formation initiator family protein: MSKPPQRKERVILLMMVGVLLALIVFFSSLMVQTYREYKNFRARELRIEAKLTQARKEFEQKEMYLARLLEDPEFLERVVRERLGYARPDELLFRFSDEP; the protein is encoded by the coding sequence ATGTCGAAACCTCCACAGCGAAAAGAACGTGTAATCCTACTCATGATGGTTGGGGTGCTGTTGGCATTGATCGTATTCTTTAGCAGTCTCATGGTGCAGACGTATCGGGAATATAAGAATTTCAGAGCCCGCGAACTTAGGATCGAGGCCAAACTCACACAAGCTCGAAAAGAGTTTGAGCAAAAGGAGATGTATTTGGCGCGATTATTGGAAGATCCAGAGTTTTTAGAGCGAGTGGTGCGCGAGCGGCTTGGATACGCGCGTCCCGATGAATTGCTATTTCGCTTCTCTGACGAACCCTGA
- a CDS encoding UDPGP type 1 family protein: MNNSEATVSLIQSFTQAGQGQVFSYFDELDAAGQAQLLAQAATIDLAEVDALVAEHVKGEHASAVNLDGLTPAPYTALPANGGDQAQWDTAFEAGSAAIAAGRVAAFTVAGGQGTRLGYDGPKGTYPVTPVSEKTLFQVFAEKIARSGERFGVTIPWFILTSEINNDATIAAFKEMDFFGLDPESVHFIVQGLVPAVDYDGKILLAEKSKIAMTPDGHGGSLRALVRSGAVAKMKEMGVDCVSYFQVDNPIIQCIDPAFIGFHVLGNSELSSKMVPKAYALEKVGHFCMQNDSALVVEYSDMPNAMQEETNEDGSIRFNGGSVAIHVFDREFITRAGSTTSDLQLPFHRADKKIPYVGADGAIVTPDAANGVKFEMFVFDALPLAKNPVIIEAAREDDFSPVKNAEGVDSPETCKNDQRRMFARWLKAAGEEIETDETGLPLLTFEICHLFAADEADFVAQWTALAEKPAIVDGLIIE; the protein is encoded by the coding sequence ATGAATAATTCCGAAGCGACAGTATCTCTCATTCAATCATTCACGCAGGCCGGGCAGGGGCAGGTCTTTAGCTACTTCGATGAGCTCGATGCCGCGGGGCAGGCTCAACTCTTGGCGCAGGCAGCGACGATTGACCTCGCAGAGGTGGATGCACTGGTTGCGGAGCATGTTAAAGGCGAACACGCGAGTGCGGTCAATCTAGATGGCCTGACTCCGGCTCCTTACACCGCGCTGCCCGCGAATGGCGGTGATCAAGCGCAGTGGGATACTGCATTTGAAGCGGGTTCGGCGGCGATTGCGGCTGGTCGTGTGGCTGCCTTTACAGTGGCTGGTGGTCAAGGCACACGCCTCGGCTACGACGGGCCGAAGGGCACGTATCCAGTGACACCCGTTTCGGAGAAGACACTGTTTCAAGTATTTGCAGAGAAGATTGCACGTTCCGGTGAGCGATTCGGAGTGACAATTCCTTGGTTCATTCTCACCAGTGAGATCAATAATGATGCAACGATCGCAGCCTTTAAAGAAATGGATTTCTTCGGCCTCGATCCAGAGTCGGTGCATTTTATCGTGCAAGGCTTGGTGCCAGCGGTTGATTACGACGGCAAGATCTTGCTCGCTGAGAAATCTAAGATTGCGATGACTCCAGATGGTCACGGTGGTTCGCTGCGCGCGTTGGTGCGTAGTGGTGCGGTGGCGAAGATGAAAGAGATGGGCGTCGACTGCGTGAGTTATTTCCAGGTCGATAACCCAATCATTCAATGCATCGATCCGGCTTTCATCGGCTTCCACGTGCTCGGTAACTCGGAGCTATCCAGTAAAATGGTGCCGAAGGCTTACGCGCTCGAGAAAGTGGGGCACTTCTGTATGCAAAACGATTCCGCACTCGTAGTTGAATATAGTGACATGCCGAATGCCATGCAGGAGGAGACGAACGAGGATGGCTCGATCCGCTTCAATGGTGGCAGTGTCGCGATTCATGTTTTCGATCGTGAGTTTATTACCCGCGCTGGCAGCACGACGTCTGACTTGCAGTTGCCGTTCCACCGAGCGGATAAGAAGATCCCTTACGTCGGTGCGGATGGTGCGATTGTGACACCGGATGCCGCGAATGGTGTGAAGTTCGAGATGTTCGTATTCGATGCGCTGCCACTCGCGAAGAACCCGGTCATCATCGAGGCCGCGCGCGAAGACGATTTTAGCCCTGTTAAAAATGCCGAAGGCGTTGATTCCCCGGAAACCTGTAAGAATGACCAACGCCGTATGTTTGCTCGTTGGTTGAAGGCCGCGGGTGAGGAGATCGAAACAGATGAGACAGGCTTACCGCTTCTGACATTCGAAATTTGCCACCTATTTGCTGCGGATGAAGCTGACTTCGTCGCGCAATGGACGGCACTTGCCGAGAAACCCGCTATCGTCGATGGTCTGATCATCGAGTAA
- a CDS encoding phospho-sugar mutase, which translates to MSLIEKIEAAGAAGSLLESTVVNLKKWAGADFLPEWAGASIAELVDNGEWDELNDRFYQNLAFGTGGIRGRTIGRVAAVAETGTLSEMGTPEHAAVGSNVLNDFNLVRATIGLFRYVEKYLKDTGSYDLPRFVIAHDVRHFSRHFCELTASTWSKLGGQALIFEGPRSTPQLSFAVRQNKATCGAVITASHNPSHDNGFKVYFDDGAQVVSPHAEGIVDLVNQVELSEVPAFLDIDLARVITLGAKDDAAYQAVLDEMVIDREVMEKQAPQVVFSPIHGTGAISSVPALKALGVDVVEVPEQMKQDGRFPTVKSPNPENAEALAMGIAKANEVGADVVIATDPDADRMGVAVRDRNGEMILLTGNQIGTILAEYRISVLKDAEIIPEDGGDNVVFIKTFVTSPMQEAVADWHGLKTINTLTGFKWIGAKLAGYEAQMKEKLMEEEGTAVDYDACDIWTRADLLLDYSSYFVFGGEESYGYLASDKVRDKDANAAVVMFCEVAAYLKAQDMTFTEFLDSLYLQHGYYEEKTINIYYEGAAGSAKIANILASYRNDSPKAFGDVAVSGFTDFGKDEIIDADGEKIPAQDFYFLELSNGYSFAVRGSGTEPKIKFYVFGRSDVLDPEDLIKVKAEAAVEMQTILAAIDADARVRAEG; encoded by the coding sequence ATGAGTCTTATCGAAAAAATCGAAGCTGCAGGTGCCGCTGGTTCCTTGCTTGAGAGCACTGTTGTAAATTTGAAAAAATGGGCAGGTGCCGATTTTCTTCCTGAATGGGCAGGCGCCAGTATCGCTGAACTCGTGGACAACGGCGAGTGGGACGAATTGAACGACCGCTTCTACCAGAACCTTGCATTCGGCACTGGTGGTATTCGTGGTCGCACGATCGGTCGTGTCGCCGCCGTTGCCGAGACGGGCACACTGTCTGAAATGGGCACGCCCGAGCACGCAGCCGTGGGCTCGAATGTGCTCAACGATTTTAACCTCGTTCGCGCAACGATCGGCCTGTTCCGCTACGTTGAGAAATATCTCAAAGACACTGGCAGCTATGATTTGCCACGTTTCGTGATCGCTCACGACGTGCGTCATTTCTCCCGCCACTTCTGCGAGCTGACTGCATCGACATGGTCCAAACTCGGCGGTCAGGCACTTATTTTCGAAGGCCCACGCTCGACGCCTCAGTTGAGCTTCGCGGTTCGCCAGAACAAAGCGACTTGCGGTGCGGTGATTACTGCCAGCCATAACCCGTCGCACGATAACGGTTTCAAGGTCTATTTTGATGACGGTGCTCAAGTCGTATCACCGCATGCCGAAGGTATCGTGGACTTGGTCAATCAAGTCGAGCTGTCCGAAGTGCCAGCATTCCTTGATATTGATCTGGCTCGTGTGATTACATTGGGCGCGAAGGATGATGCTGCGTATCAAGCAGTGCTGGACGAGATGGTGATCGACCGTGAGGTCATGGAGAAGCAAGCGCCACAGGTCGTCTTCAGTCCCATTCATGGCACGGGCGCGATTAGCTCGGTTCCTGCATTGAAAGCACTCGGCGTCGATGTGGTCGAAGTGCCTGAGCAGATGAAGCAAGATGGACGTTTCCCTACTGTCAAATCGCCGAACCCTGAAAATGCGGAAGCCCTTGCGATGGGCATTGCGAAAGCCAACGAAGTCGGTGCGGACGTAGTGATTGCAACGGATCCTGATGCTGACCGTATGGGTGTGGCCGTGCGTGATCGTAATGGTGAGATGATTCTGCTGACTGGTAATCAAATCGGAACCATCCTTGCCGAGTATCGTATTTCCGTGCTCAAGGATGCAGAAATCATCCCTGAAGATGGTGGCGACAATGTTGTTTTCATTAAGACATTCGTGACGAGCCCGATGCAGGAAGCGGTCGCGGATTGGCATGGCCTGAAGACGATTAACACTTTGACTGGCTTCAAATGGATTGGCGCAAAGCTCGCTGGTTACGAAGCGCAGATGAAGGAAAAGTTGATGGAAGAAGAAGGCACAGCAGTCGATTACGACGCGTGTGATATTTGGACACGTGCGGATCTGCTGCTCGATTACTCCAGCTACTTCGTCTTTGGCGGTGAAGAGAGCTACGGTTATCTCGCGAGCGACAAGGTGCGTGATAAAGATGCCAATGCCGCTGTGGTGATGTTCTGCGAAGTCGCAGCTTACCTGAAGGCGCAGGACATGACTTTCACTGAGTTCCTCGATTCCTTGTATTTGCAACATGGATACTACGAAGAGAAGACCATTAACATCTACTACGAAGGTGCTGCGGGTAGCGCGAAGATCGCGAATATTCTAGCATCCTACCGCAACGATTCGCCGAAGGCATTTGGCGATGTGGCAGTCTCTGGTTTCACTGACTTCGGTAAGGATGAAATCATCGATGCGGATGGTGAGAAAATTCCTGCGCAGGACTTTTACTTCCTCGAATTGAGCAACGGCTACAGCTTCGCCGTTCGTGGCTCTGGCACCGAGCCGAAGATTAAGTTCTACGTGTTCGGCCGCAGCGATGTGCTTGATCCAGAAGACCTGATTAAGGTGAAGGCTGAAGCAGCCGTTGAAATGCAGACTATCCTTGCTGCGATTGATGCCGATGCGCGTGTGCGTGCGGAAGGGTAA
- a CDS encoding transposase: MLQAGKDFEYFKPLAEVEMLEANLPHWHQDGALYFVTFRLADSIPKEKLSQWKHEFEQWLTRNPKPWNKEQLDEYQTHFARKIEVWLDRGYGSNLFRDPSYAQIVEDCLLKFDQDRYKIDCYTIASNHAHALVVPTRDNELHGILKSWKGVSARNINKVRRTNGTIWQKESYDHIVRNASSLERIRKYIRDHKT; encoded by the coding sequence ATGCTACAAGCAGGTAAAGACTTCGAGTATTTCAAACCTCTAGCGGAAGTTGAAATGCTCGAAGCCAACCTGCCGCATTGGCACCAGGATGGCGCACTCTATTTTGTGACCTTCAGGCTCGCAGATTCGATTCCCAAAGAGAAATTGAGCCAATGGAAACACGAATTTGAGCAATGGTTGACTCGTAATCCCAAACCTTGGAACAAGGAACAACTCGACGAATACCAGACACACTTCGCTCGTAAAATCGAAGTATGGCTGGACCGCGGCTACGGCAGTAATCTTTTTCGCGATCCAAGTTACGCTCAAATCGTCGAAGACTGTCTTCTCAAATTCGACCAAGACCGCTACAAAATCGACTGCTACACCATCGCTTCAAACCACGCCCACGCACTGGTCGTGCCCACTCGTGACAACGAACTGCACGGCATCCTAAAGAGTTGGAAAGGTGTATCCGCACGCAATATCAACAAAGTGCGACGCACCAACGGAACGATCTGGCAAAAAGAGAGCTACGATCACATCGTCCGCAACGCTTCATCTCTCGAACGAATACGAAAATACATCCGTGACCATAAAACGTAG
- a CDS encoding nitroreductase family protein: MDTTTAIHQRRSVKHYDPDHKMTESEIQALLELALLSPTSFNMQNWRFVVVTDQAKKDAIRAAAWNQAQISEASVLIVLCADLHSYEDGARYWVNAPQPVQDMLVPMIEPFYKDNEALQRDEAMRSIGIAAQTLMLTAKSMGYDSCPMIGFDPVKVAEIINLPEHHVIGMMLPIGKALKDANVRGGQLGYDEVVFTDGF, encoded by the coding sequence ATGGATACTACTACTGCTATACACCAACGCCGCTCCGTTAAACATTACGATCCGGACCACAAAATGACCGAGAGTGAGATTCAAGCACTGCTCGAATTGGCACTGCTCTCCCCCACTTCCTTTAATATGCAGAACTGGCGCTTCGTCGTCGTAACTGACCAAGCCAAGAAAGACGCGATCCGAGCCGCCGCATGGAACCAAGCACAAATTAGCGAAGCCTCTGTCCTCATCGTGCTCTGTGCCGATCTGCACTCCTACGAAGATGGCGCCCGCTACTGGGTCAACGCACCTCAACCGGTGCAAGACATGCTCGTGCCAATGATTGAGCCATTTTACAAGGACAACGAAGCACTGCAACGCGACGAAGCCATGCGCTCGATCGGCATCGCCGCTCAGACGCTGATGCTCACCGCAAAATCCATGGGCTACGACTCGTGCCCAATGATCGGCTTCGACCCCGTAAAAGTCGCCGAGATCATCAACCTCCCCGAGCACCACGTCATCGGTATGATGCTACCGATTGGTAAAGCACTCAAAGATGCCAACGTCCGCGGCGGTCAGTTGGGCTACGACGAAGTCGTTTTTACGGACGGCTTTTAG
- the cysK gene encoding cysteine synthase A → MSNKLYSSIIETVGSTPLVKINNTAEGINANIYLKCEFFNPLASVKDRIGKAMIEAAERDGKIGPGSIIIEPTSGNTGIALAFVCAAKGYKLILTMPETMSVERRVLLRMLGADIVLTPGPKGMGGAIARAGELVEEYGEKAYMPQQFENPANPEAHRLTTAEEIWEATDGNIDAFVAGVGTGGTISGVSEVIKSRTELYTVAVEPEASPVISGGKPGPHKIQGIGAGFIPKNCNTDLIDDVIKVSNENAFATAQALAEKDGILGGISTGANVYAAMELAKRPEMAGKTIVTVGCSFGERYLSTPLAEKAREEMIAASAS, encoded by the coding sequence ATGAGTAACAAATTATACAGTTCTATCATCGAAACAGTCGGCAGCACTCCGTTGGTTAAAATCAACAACACTGCGGAAGGCATCAACGCCAACATCTACCTGAAGTGTGAGTTCTTTAATCCACTCGCTAGCGTCAAGGATCGTATCGGTAAGGCGATGATCGAAGCTGCTGAGCGTGATGGTAAGATCGGCCCAGGTAGCATCATTATCGAGCCGACTTCCGGTAATACTGGTATCGCATTGGCATTTGTGTGTGCGGCCAAGGGCTATAAGTTGATCCTGACGATGCCTGAGACCATGTCCGTTGAGCGCCGCGTATTGCTCCGTATGTTGGGTGCTGACATCGTGCTGACTCCTGGGCCGAAAGGCATGGGCGGTGCGATCGCACGTGCGGGTGAGCTCGTCGAAGAATACGGCGAAAAGGCTTACATGCCCCAGCAATTTGAAAACCCTGCAAATCCAGAAGCGCACCGCTTGACGACTGCCGAAGAGATTTGGGAAGCAACCGATGGCAACATTGATGCCTTTGTTGCAGGTGTTGGCACCGGGGGCACGATCTCTGGTGTGTCTGAAGTGATCAAGTCACGCACAGAGCTTTACACCGTTGCGGTTGAGCCTGAAGCGAGCCCAGTTATTTCTGGCGGCAAGCCAGGACCACACAAGATTCAAGGTATCGGTGCAGGCTTCATCCCGAAGAACTGCAACACTGATTTGATTGACGACGTGATCAAAGTCTCCAACGAAAATGCTTTCGCGACTGCACAAGCACTCGCAGAGAAGGACGGCATCCTCGGTGGTATCTCCACTGGTGCGAATGTCTATGCTGCGATGGAACTTGCAAAGCGTCCTGAGATGGCGGGCAAGACTATCGTCACTGTCGGCTGCAGCTTCGGTGAGCGCTACTTGAGCACACCGCTGGCTGAAAAGGCTCGCGAAGAAATGATCGCAGCCAGCGCAAGCTAA
- a CDS encoding DUF3365 domain-containing protein, with product MKQLGLLAGLSVATFMCGCSDHNTANDQAYIDRSEAIVSELKTSLGTQLKQAMQAGGPVNALQVCQQIAQPITQQVTGDHEGAQVSRTALRVRNSANQADTESTSIMESWEALLATGASSLPPAVSHDGDTITVHHPIMVGEACLKCHGDPASFSEELQTTLGELYPADQATGYELGQLRGAFRVEFSND from the coding sequence ATGAAACAGCTCGGTTTACTCGCAGGACTCTCCGTCGCCACGTTCATGTGTGGGTGCTCAGATCACAACACAGCGAATGACCAAGCCTACATCGACCGCAGTGAAGCGATTGTTAGTGAGCTAAAAACAAGCCTGGGCACACAGCTCAAACAGGCCATGCAAGCTGGCGGCCCGGTTAACGCGCTCCAAGTCTGTCAACAGATCGCCCAACCGATCACACAACAGGTCACGGGTGATCACGAAGGTGCCCAAGTCAGCCGCACCGCGCTGCGCGTTCGCAACTCAGCGAATCAGGCAGATACCGAATCAACCAGTATCATGGAATCTTGGGAAGCGCTACTAGCGACTGGTGCATCGTCCCTGCCTCCAGCGGTGAGTCATGACGGTGACACGATCACAGTGCACCACCCCATCATGGTCGGCGAAGCCTGCCTCAAATGCCATGGCGATCCGGCAAGCTTCTCAGAAGAGCTGCAAACGACGCTCGGCGAACTCTATCCAGCAGACCAAGCCACTGGCTACGAACTCGGGCAACTGCGTGGCGCCTTTCGAGTTGAATTCTCCAACGACTAA
- the cutA gene encoding divalent cation tolerance protein CutA, with the protein MINTLYIGWTTCRNQDVAERLAHDLIERKLAACVQIESIQSYYPDGNAVVHHGGLRLTVKFLGDHLAKIDAYMAANHPDEQGEWITAKTESVNAKYLQWVQSLG; encoded by the coding sequence ATGATTAATACATTATACATTGGTTGGACCACTTGCCGTAATCAAGATGTCGCAGAACGCCTCGCCCATGACCTCATCGAGCGTAAATTAGCAGCCTGCGTCCAGATCGAATCCATTCAATCATACTATCCCGACGGCAATGCTGTCGTGCACCACGGGGGACTGCGCCTCACTGTAAAATTCCTCGGCGACCACCTCGCGAAGATTGATGCATATATGGCAGCCAACCACCCTGATGAGCAAGGAGAGTGGATCACTGCCAAGACTGAGAGTGTAAACGCAAAATACCTCCAGTGGGTGCAAAGTTTAGGATAA